From the Halomonas sp. MCCC 1A13316 genome, the window GGCTCGCCTCGTCCACGGCGAAGCCGTGGTTCTGGCTAGTGATCATCACGCGGCCGCTGGCGAGGTCCTGTACCGGGTGGTTGGCGCCATGGTGGCCATGGTTCATCTTCACCGTCTTGGCACCGGCGGCCAGCGCCAGCAGCTGGTGGCCTAGACAGATGCCGAACACGGGCACCTCGGTGTCGAGAATTTCGCGGATCGCCTGGATGGCGTAGTCGCAGGGCTCGGGGTCGCCGGGGCCGTTGGCCAGCAGGATGCCATCGGGGTTCTTGGCCAGCACTTCCGCAGCCGGGGTCTGCGCCGGTACCACGCTGAGGCGGCAGCCGCGCGAGGCGAGCATACGCAGGATGTTGTACTTCACGCCGTAGTCGTAGACCACCACGTGGAAGGGGCGCTCGCTGCCTGCAGCATCGACGTTGCCCTGACCCAGCACCCACTCGGCCTCGCTCCACTCGTAGGCCTGCTTGCACGAGACCTCCTTGGCCAGATCCATGCCCTTGAGCCCGGGGAAGTCTCGCGCCGCAGCCAGCGCGCGCTCGACGGCATCGTCGCCTTCCGCTTCACTGCCGGCCAGGATCGCCCCGTTCTGGGCGCCCTTGTCGCGCAGGATGCGTGTCAGGCGGCGGGTGTCGATGTCGGCGATGCCGAGCACGTTGCGGCTCTTGAGATAGCCGGAGAGCGACTGCTCGGAGCGGAAGTTGCTGGCGATGAGCGGCAGGTCGCGGATCACCAGGCCGGCGGCGGCGATGCCGTCGGACTCGACGTCCTCGGCGTTGACGCCGGTGTTACCGATGTGCGGGTAGGTCAGGGTCACGATCTGCCGGGTATAGGAGAGGTCGGTGAGGATCTCCTGATAGCCGGTCATGGCCGTATTGAACACCACCTCACCGCTGGTTCGCCCATCGGCGCCGATGGCCGTGCCGTGGAAGATGCTGCCATCTTCCAGGGCCAATATCGCGGGTCTGTTCAATGCGGGGCTGTTCAAGACAAGGTCCTCCCATGCTGAGGCGAGCCTGAGGGGCGCAGGCTCGGCGGCTATCGTCATTGCGACAGATTCGGCTCGTAAAAAAGCGGGACGAAGCCGATTTGAGGAACCGGTTTCATCCCGCTTGTTGTCTTTGCTCGGGGCTGGCCACGCAACAAGCGCGCAGTTGGACTGCTGTATTTCAGGCGCCCGGCCAAAATTTTGGAGATGTTACAGGATTCTCCCCTGCTCGACCACCCCCTACTGAGCCAGAAGTGTTGTCTGCCGCCGCACCTCAGGGGCGCCGAGGGCAGGCCGGAGAGGAGGTCCGATGCCATGGGTGAGGAGCACTGCTCCGAACGGGCTGGCCATGGATGGCCAGCACCGGCCCTGCAAGCGAAGCAGGATGCGAGAGCGCTGCAGGGCATCGGTAGCGCCCAGGGATGGGTTCACAGCGCCTCCTCGCAGGCCTGCCCTCGGGAAAGCCCCGGGGCAACTCAGAGACCCAGCACGTCCTGCATGCCATACCGACCAATACCCTGATCAGCTACCCAACGCGCCGCACGCACCGCGCCCTTGGCGAAGGTCATGCGGCTCGAGGCCTTGTGTGTAATCTCGATGCGCTCGCCCTCGGTGGCGAACATCACCGTGTGTTCGCCGACGATGTCGCCGGCGCGCACCGTGGCGAAGCCGATCTCCTTGGGGTCCCGCGGCCCGCACTGACCGACGCGCTCGAACACGCCGTGCTCCTTGAGCGTTCGTCCGAGGCTCTCGGCCACCACCTCGCCCATTCTCAGCGCAGTGCCGGAGGGCGAGTCGACCTTGTGGCGATGGTGGGCCTCGATCACTTCAATGTCGTAGCCCTCGTCGCCCAGCGCCCTGGCCGCGGTCTCCAGCAGCTTGAGGGTCAGGTTCACCCCCACGCTCATGTTGGGGGCGAAGACGAAGGGCAGCCGGTCGCGGTAACTATCAAGCTCGGCCAGCTCGTCGTCGGAGAGGCCGGTGGTGCCAATCACCATGCGCTTGCCGTGGTCGGCGCAAAAGGCCAGGTTGGCCAGCGTGACCTGCGGCGCGGTGAAATCGATCAGCACGTCGAAGTCGTCGACGATGGCATCGAGCGTATCCACCGCGGTCACGCCCAGCTTGCCCAGACCCGCCAGCTCGCCGATGTCGGCTCCGGCTAGCGAACTGCCCGGCTCGACGATGCCGCCGGCCAGGCTGGCCCCGGCGTCCTGCTGCACGGCGTTGACCAAAGTGCG encodes:
- the carA gene encoding glutamine-hydrolyzing carbamoyl-phosphate synthase small subunit; translated protein: MNRPAILALEDGSIFHGTAIGADGRTSGEVVFNTAMTGYQEILTDLSYTRQIVTLTYPHIGNTGVNAEDVESDGIAAAGLVIRDLPLIASNFRSEQSLSGYLKSRNVLGIADIDTRRLTRILRDKGAQNGAILAGSEAEGDDAVERALAAARDFPGLKGMDLAKEVSCKQAYEWSEAEWVLGQGNVDAAGSERPFHVVVYDYGVKYNILRMLASRGCRLSVVPAQTPAAEVLAKNPDGILLANGPGDPEPCDYAIQAIREILDTEVPVFGICLGHQLLALAAGAKTVKMNHGHHGANHPVQDLASGRVMITSQNHGFAVDEASLPNNVRAIHRSLFDGTLQGIELTDRAAFSFQGHPEASPGPRDVSPLFDRFVTMMRERR
- the dapB gene encoding 4-hydroxy-tetrahydrodipicolinate reductase, encoding MTRIAIVGVAGRMGRTLVNAVQQDAGASLAGGIVEPGSSLAGADIGELAGLGKLGVTAVDTLDAIVDDFDVLIDFTAPQVTLANLAFCADHGKRMVIGTTGLSDDELAELDSYRDRLPFVFAPNMSVGVNLTLKLLETAARALGDEGYDIEVIEAHHRHKVDSPSGTALRMGEVVAESLGRTLKEHGVFERVGQCGPRDPKEIGFATVRAGDIVGEHTVMFATEGERIEITHKASSRMTFAKGAVRAARWVADQGIGRYGMQDVLGL